In Nitrobacteraceae bacterium AZCC 1564, the following proteins share a genomic window:
- a CDS encoding sulfur-oxidizing protein SoxA (product_source=KO:K17222; cath_funfam=1.10.760.10; cleavage_site_network=SignalP-noTM; cog=COG3258; ko=KO:K17222; superfamily=46626; tigrfam=TIGR04484; transmembrane_helix_parts=Inside_1_4,TMhelix_5_22,Outside_23_273): MKRTIIWSAIAVAVLFVSSFSVRAQDAAEKEIERYREMISDPMSNPGFLAVDRGEALWKEKRGTKNVSLEGCDLGLGAGKLEGAFAKLPRYFADADKVMDLEQRLLWCMQNIQDLDTKDVVARRFSGPGKPSDMEDLVAFIANKSSGMKIDIPLSHPKEQEMAAVGEALFYTRGGVNDFSCATCHADEGKRIRLQGLPNFSKPGKPAQETMGGWPTYRVSQSAVRTMQHRLWDCYRQQRWPVPEYGSDALTALTVFLQKQAAGGEINVPSIKR, from the coding sequence GCAGAAAAGGAGATCGAACGCTATCGTGAGATGATCTCCGATCCCATGTCGAACCCTGGCTTCCTCGCGGTCGATCGCGGCGAGGCCCTGTGGAAAGAGAAGCGCGGCACGAAGAACGTCTCCCTTGAAGGATGCGATCTAGGGCTCGGTGCCGGTAAACTCGAAGGTGCGTTCGCGAAATTGCCACGCTATTTCGCCGATGCCGACAAGGTGATGGATCTCGAGCAGCGGCTGCTCTGGTGCATGCAGAATATTCAGGACCTAGACACGAAAGATGTGGTTGCCCGTCGTTTCTCCGGTCCGGGCAAGCCGTCCGACATGGAAGACCTCGTCGCCTTTATCGCCAACAAGTCGAGCGGCATGAAGATCGACATTCCGCTGAGCCATCCGAAGGAACAGGAAATGGCAGCGGTCGGCGAAGCGCTCTTCTACACCCGCGGCGGCGTGAACGATTTCTCCTGCGCGACCTGCCACGCCGACGAAGGCAAGCGTATTCGTCTGCAGGGACTGCCGAACTTCTCGAAGCCCGGCAAACCCGCACAGGAGACGATGGGCGGATGGCCGACCTATCGCGTGTCGCAAAGCGCTGTGCGCACGATGCAGCATCGCTTGTGGGATTGTTATCGTCAGCAACGCTGGCCCGTGCCGGAATATGGGTCTGATGCCCTCACCGCGTTGACGGTCTTCCTGCAGAAGCAGGCAGCCGGCGGCGAAATCAATGTTCCCTCGATCAAGCGGTAA
- a CDS encoding uncharacterized protein GlcG (DUF336 family) (product_source=COG3193; cleavage_site_network=SignalP-noTM; cog=COG3193; pfam=PF03928; superfamily=143744), whose translation MRLQHLLAASALCVLISSPARAQEATVTYKSLGLELALDAARAALADCQKRGYQVAVAVVDRFGTPQVLLRDRFAGPHTPPTASGKAWTAATFRNSTSELNAISQPGMMQAGLRNLPNVVIIGGGLMIEAGGSTLGAIGVSGAPGGDADEACAKAGIAAIQDKLDF comes from the coding sequence ATGAGGTTGCAACACCTACTTGCTGCGTCGGCGCTCTGCGTCCTCATCTCGTCTCCGGCGCGGGCGCAAGAAGCGACCGTCACTTACAAGTCGCTCGGTCTCGAGCTAGCGCTCGACGCCGCACGCGCGGCCCTCGCCGATTGTCAGAAGCGCGGCTATCAGGTTGCCGTGGCTGTGGTCGACCGTTTCGGCACGCCGCAAGTTCTGTTGCGCGACCGTTTCGCCGGCCCTCACACGCCGCCGACTGCTTCTGGTAAGGCCTGGACTGCAGCAACATTCCGCAACAGCACGTCCGAGCTCAACGCCATCAGCCAGCCGGGCATGATGCAGGCTGGTCTGCGCAATCTACCCAATGTGGTGATTATCGGCGGGGGCCTCATGATTGAGGCCGGCGGTTCCACACTTGGCGCTATAGGCGTGTCGGGTGCGCCGGGTGGCGACGCGGACGAGGCGTGCGCCAAGGCTGGCATCGCCGCTATTCAGGACAAGCTGGACTTCTAA
- a CDS encoding sulfur-oxidizing protein SoxX (product_source=KO:K17223; cath_funfam=1.10.760.10; cleavage_site_network=SignalP-noTM; cog=COG2010; ko=KO:K17223; pfam=PF00034; superfamily=46626; tigrfam=TIGR04485; transmembrane_helix_parts=Inside_1_6,TMhelix_7_29,Outside_30_211), with product MKTTLKLAALVVAAGTLAGLPFAASAQTASKPIDPAVVESYLKSTFGKAPPEWQARIQPDETLKACNKYHNEVPAEEANKITARELARVVYPADGKFLGDWKSGAKIANNGRGGQFSDPPNTVSGGNCYACHQMEQKELSFGTLGPSLTHYGKDRKYDPEEIKRAYTKVYDSQAFYACSNMPRFGVNHVLNEQQIKDIIAFLFDPESPVNK from the coding sequence ATGAAAACGACTTTGAAACTAGCCGCGCTCGTTGTTGCTGCCGGCACTTTGGCAGGCCTTCCGTTTGCCGCATCGGCTCAGACCGCAAGCAAGCCGATCGACCCCGCCGTGGTCGAGTCCTATTTGAAATCGACCTTCGGCAAGGCGCCGCCGGAGTGGCAGGCACGTATTCAGCCGGATGAAACGCTGAAGGCCTGCAACAAGTATCATAACGAGGTCCCCGCCGAAGAAGCCAACAAGATCACGGCGCGGGAGCTGGCACGCGTGGTTTATCCCGCGGACGGAAAATTCCTCGGCGACTGGAAGTCAGGCGCAAAGATCGCCAACAACGGCCGTGGCGGACAATTCTCCGATCCACCGAATACTGTGAGCGGCGGTAACTGCTATGCCTGCCACCAGATGGAGCAAAAGGAGCTCAGCTTCGGCACGCTCGGACCGAGCCTCACGCACTACGGCAAGGACCGCAAATACGATCCGGAAGAGATCAAGCGCGCCTACACCAAGGTCTACGACTCGCAGGCGTTTTACGCTTGCTCGAACATGCCGCGCTTCGGTGTGAACCATGTGCTGAACGAACAGCAGATCAAAGACATCATCGCGTTCCTGTTTGATCCGGAATCTCCGGTCAACAAGTAA
- a CDS encoding thioredoxin-related protein (product_source=COG2143; cath_funfam=3.40.30.10; cleavage_site_network=SignalP-noTM; cog=COG2143; pfam=PF13098; superfamily=52833): MPTQKGLMTRRQAVAALGVGALSLRAAPAFAKATLSDDGLYQMDWYLESFLDVSDDLAGATAKGKRFAIMWGLKGCPSCKRMHEVHMMDPKIENYIRDNFEILHLNHIGSREVTDFDGRKRSEKAFGEAYGIRFTPTIQFFPESTTGLAALSGQAREVARMPGLLEPTEFLAMFRYVREKGYESAPFPEWLKKQV; this comes from the coding sequence GTGCCGACACAAAAGGGCTTAATGACGAGACGACAAGCAGTCGCCGCGCTTGGTGTTGGGGCGTTGAGTTTGCGGGCCGCACCGGCCTTTGCGAAGGCGACGCTGAGTGATGATGGGCTTTACCAGATGGATTGGTATCTGGAGAGCTTCCTCGATGTCTCCGACGATCTTGCAGGGGCCACGGCGAAGGGCAAGCGCTTCGCGATCATGTGGGGGCTGAAGGGCTGTCCGTCCTGCAAGCGGATGCATGAGGTCCATATGATGGACCCGAAGATCGAAAACTACATCCGCGACAATTTTGAGATCCTGCACTTGAACCACATCGGTTCGCGTGAAGTGACCGATTTCGACGGCCGCAAGCGCAGCGAGAAGGCGTTCGGCGAAGCCTACGGAATTCGGTTCACACCGACGATCCAGTTCTTTCCGGAATCGACCACGGGGCTTGCTGCTTTGAGCGGTCAGGCTCGCGAAGTGGCTCGTATGCCTGGGTTGCTAGAGCCAACGGAGTTTCTCGCGATGTTCCGTTACGTGCGCGAAAAGGGCTATGAGTCCGCGCCGTTTCCGGAATGGCTCAAGAAGCAGGTTTGA